In Chryseobacterium sp., the genomic window GGAAATACAGATAATCCTGTTGTGTTCCGTTAAAGACAGAGTCTGTGGGAAAATCGTTTTGTTTTCTACTTTATTTCTCAACCATAATAACGGATGGAAGGCATCTCTCAGCCTCAGCGTTTTATGACGGTTTATTTTCGGCAGTACGCCGTTAACCAGATCTGCAAACTTCGCTTTGGCCCTGGTAAGGTCCAGATCAAAAATATAGATCTGATATCTCCAGAGCTGAGGCTGAAACTCTGCCAGTTCAGCAGTCAGTTTCCGAAGGACCTTGTCGATCTCTTTTTTCTCTTCCTCTTCATTCTCCCGGAGTTTGAAGTAATGTTTTACTACACTATCCGGCTGAATATAAGTGATAGAACCTGTTTTAGAGATTCCTAGGGTTCTGCCAGGAACTCTTTTTTTGAATCCTGATTTTACAGCCAGTACTCTTTGGTCGTCAATAATGGTCTCTCGTATGTCATCCAAAAAGTCACTCTGCCCATAAGTGGTGAGGGCCCGGTTGAAATTTTCCTGGATGGCTTTCTTAGCAAGCTGAATCTCGGTTCTTAGTCCTTTTAACGCTGGAGAAGCTTCATTTTTTACTTCACCGAAACGGTTGAAAACTTGATCTACTTTCTCAATGATCTCTTTTCTAAACTCCAGTACAGAAACATCTTCCATCAAAGTAGGGAAGGTTTCCGGCATGGTAGGGAAGAACTTCTGAAGCTTTCCGATCTGTTCCGTGATGGTCTTTATTTTAATGAAAGCACTGTTTTCCAGACGGTAGTTCTCAATCAGCATCAATTTCAGCTCACTTTCAATATCTTCATATTCATCAAACGGAATTGCATTTGAACTCTCAAAACTCGACAGGTATTCTGACGTTTTTTTCAATGAAAGCTCTGCCTCGTCTATTTCCATCGGACGAAGTTGAAGAATTTTTTCTCTTGTTTTCGGAGAATACGCAAATGGGGAGATTTCCGCGAGCAATTGCGGAAACTCTAATTCGTCTAAATCTTCTTTATCTATATACACAGTGCAAATTTAGTGAGAAAATGTGAATGTTAGGGATGGGGAGATTTGAAAATGAGTTAATTTGAGCATTTGAAAATGAAGAAATAATGAAATTTGACGGTAAGATCATTTTTGGATCAACTGGGTTTTATACATTTGAAGTATGAAACTGGAAACTGAACGATTAATTTTAAATGGAATCAATGAAAGCCACGTAGAAGATATTTTACGCATCCGGAGCAATGAGTTGATCAATAAATATGTCAGAAGAAATTCACCAAAGACAAATTATGATGCGCTGGAATTTATTGTAAGTGTCAGAAAAAGAATGCAGACCGGAGAAATGATGTTCTGGGGGATTTCTTACAAAGATCAAAGAAACCTTATAGGAACAATTTGCCTGTGGAATTTTTCAGAAGACCGGAAAACGGCTGAGGTAGGGTATGAACTGTTGCCGGATTACCATAAAAAAGGAATCATGAGCGAAGCGCTGTCATCGGTTTTAGAGTATGGATTTAATAGCTTAAATTTACACAAGATTTTCGCTTTTACCCATCAGATGAACAGAGATTCTCAGGCATTGCTTTTGAAACATGGTTTTGTTTTGGATGAACATACAACAGATGAGAAGAACCTTGAAAACATGATCTTTAGTTTACAATATTTGCGTGATTAAAAAGCAGAAAACAATGATCAAATTAATTCATTTTTAAATTCAATTATGACCTGGACAGAAATTTTAGCCCCGATAAAGAGTACGGAATACTTTAAGACCTTATGGGGAAAAGTAAAGAATGAATATGCCACCACTCAGGTTTTTCCACCGAGAAATCAGATTTTCAGAGCCCTGGAACTCACGCCTTTTGAAGATGTGGAAGTGGTGATCATCGGGCAGGATCCTTATCATAACGACTATCAGGCAAACGGATTGTGTTTTTCTGTTTCTGAGCAGGTAGCGGCACCTCCTTCGCTTAAAAATATTTTTATTGAGTTAAAAGATGATCTGGGAGTGGTAAGAACATCTAAAGAACTGGATGATTGGGGCAAACAGGGCGTATTGCTATTGAACGCTACCTTGACGGTTCGTGCCCATTCACCGAATTCTCATAAAGATCTCGGCTGGGAAAAATTCACTGATTTTATCATTAAGGAAATTTCGGATAAAAAGGAAAATGTGGTGTTTATCCTTTGGGGAGCTTTTGCACAGAAAAAAGCCGAACTCATAGATCCGACTAAGCATTTTATTCTGAAGTCGGCGCATCCGTCACCGTTTTCTGTTCACAGAGGTTTTTTTGGAAGCAGGCCTTTCTCAAAAATTAATGAATATCTTGTTTCCAGAGGGAAAAAACCTATTTCGTGGTAGGCGTTGAAGAACGCTCAGTTTTTTTTATCGTAATCCCGATCTTATATTTTCCACCAAGAGCTTTGGTTCCTTCTGCAGCCTGCGGGTAGGGAGCTACATCCTGTAGCGTAATTGTGTAGCCGTTGAAATCTGCGGACTGGTGATAGTTTTTAGCCTGGTGGTCCATGCTGGCAAGATTTAAAATCATAGGTCTTGTAGTGGTTCCCATGACTTCAACCTGAGCCACAGCCACCCCGGCCCAGATACAGTTCACCCCTTCAGGACAGCGGCTGTCTTCCGAAATAC contains:
- a CDS encoding GNAT family N-acetyltransferase: MKLETERLILNGINESHVEDILRIRSNELINKYVRRNSPKTNYDALEFIVSVRKRMQTGEMMFWGISYKDQRNLIGTICLWNFSEDRKTAEVGYELLPDYHKKGIMSEALSSVLEYGFNSLNLHKIFAFTHQMNRDSQALLLKHGFVLDEHTTDEKNLENMIFSLQYLRD
- a CDS encoding uracil-DNA glycosylase, whose protein sequence is MTWTEILAPIKSTEYFKTLWGKVKNEYATTQVFPPRNQIFRALELTPFEDVEVVIIGQDPYHNDYQANGLCFSVSEQVAAPPSLKNIFIELKDDLGVVRTSKELDDWGKQGVLLLNATLTVRAHSPNSHKDLGWEKFTDFIIKEISDKKENVVFILWGAFAQKKAELIDPTKHFILKSAHPSPFSVHRGFFGSRPFSKINEYLVSRGKKPISW